One part of the Eulemur rufifrons isolate Redbay chromosome 16, OSU_ERuf_1, whole genome shotgun sequence genome encodes these proteins:
- the PTHLH gene encoding parathyroid hormone-related protein produces MMLRRLVQHWSVAVFLLSYSVPSCGRSVEGLNRRLKRAVSEHQLLHDKGKSIQDLRRRFFLHHLIAEIHTAEIRATSEVSPNSKPAPNTKNHPVRFGSDDEGRYLTQETNKVDTYKEQPLKTPGKKKKGKPGKRKEQEKKKRRTRSAWLNSGVTGSGLEGDHLSDTSATLLELDSRRH; encoded by the exons ATGATGCTGCGGAGACTGGTTCAGCACTGGAGCGTCGCGGTGTTCCTGCTGAGCTACTCGGTGCCCTCCTGCGGGCGCTCGGTGGAGGGGCTCAACCGCCGGCT caAAAGAGCTGTGTCTGAACACCAGCTCCTCCATGACAAGGGGAAGTCCATCCAAGATTTACGACGACGCTTCTTCCTTCACCATCTGATCGCAGAAATCCACACAGCTGAAATCAGAGCTACCTCGGAGGTTTCCCCTAACTCCAAGCCCGCTCCCAACACAAAGAACCACCCGGTCCGATTCGGGTCCGACGATGAGGGCAGATACCTAACTCAGGAAACCAACAAGGTGGATACGTACAAAGAGCAGCCACTCAAGACAcctggcaagaaaaagaaaggcaagcctGGAAAACGCAaggaacaggaaaagaaaaaacggCGAACTCGATCGGCCTGGTTAAACTCTGGAGTGACCGGGAGTGGGCTAGAAGGGGACCACCTGTCTGACACCTCCGCGACATTGCTGGAGCTCGATTCACG GAGGCATTGA